The sequence below is a genomic window from Sphingobacterium sp. ML3W.
AAAATATGGGAAACTGATAGCATCATCAACTTACCCGAATCCGTATTGCCAGATACTAAGGCAGGTATACTCTATGTTTCCATCATGGGTAATAGCGCCGATGAGAAAGATGGCATTGGTGGTATCGGCAAATTAGATCTGAGTGGAAAGGTAATCGATCTCGAATGGATAAATGGGCTCAATTCACCAAAAGGACTTGCTAAACATGGCAATATACTTTATGCTGCCGATATAACAGATGTGGTTGTTATTGATATTCCATCGAGCAAAGTGGTCCGTAAAATCCCTATTGCTGGATCTGTATTTTTAAATGATATCACGGTAAGTGATAAAGGTGTTGTGTATGTTTCAGATTCTAGAACGAAAAAAATCCATCAAATCATCAATAATAAAGATGTCGTATACCTTGAAAATATTGATGGGGTGAATGGATTGAAAGCAATAGGTAACGACCTTTACATTGCTGGTGGAAATAAGCAATTGTTAAAAGCAAATGAGAAGAAGGAATTAACCACAATAGCAGATATGCCCTGTGGCGGTGATGGTATTGAACCGATTGGCAATGGAGACTTCGTGTACTCATGCTGGGGAGGATATATCTATTATGTACATGCCAATGGAAAATCAGAATTACTATTGGACAGTAGCGCAGAAAAGAAAAATACGGCAGATATAGGTTATGATCCTATCACAAAAATAATCTATGTTCCTACTTTTTTCAAAAAGAGTGTTGCAGCTTACCAGTTGAAATAATTAATGCTAATATCCAAGCTTAATTGAGCGTGCATGTACTCGAAAAGAGCCATGCGCAATTAATACCAAAGCCCAATTTTAAAAGATTGGGCTTTGGTATTTATACCTGCGGAATAGTATTCAGTTTTCCTTTTTTCAGTGTCAACTTATTTTGATGGTTCCTTATTCAATAAAGAAATAAATTTTCCATAACCTTTGGCATCCATTTCAGCTTTAGGAATAAACTTTAACGATGCACTGTTGATACAATATCTCATGCCTCCTTTATCAGCAGGTCCGTCGTTGAAAATATGTCCTAAATGCGCATCTCCTGTTTTACTTCTTACTTCCGTACGTTGCATTCCATAAGAATTGTCCGAAAGTTCTTTTACCGTCTTTTCATTTATGGGTTTAGAAAAACTGGGCCATCCGCAATCCGATTCAAACTTATCCGTCGAAACAAATAAGGGTTCACCCGTAGTGACGTCGACATAAATACCTTCTCTAAATTCGTCCCAATATGCGTTCTCAAATGCTCTTTCTGTTCCATTTTTCTGAGTTACCTCATATTGAATATCGGTCAGTTCTTTTTTTAATGTGTTCTTATCTTTCTTTTTATATTCACTTTCTTTAGGAGGATTTGCCTTTTTTGCTAATTCAAACAAAGCAGGTCCAATGTGGCAATAGCCACCTGGATTTTTATCCAAATAATCCTGATGATACGTTTCTGCATCATAGAAACTCTGGATTGGCCCAAATTCAACTACAATCTTTTGATGATAAGTACTGCCCAATTCTTGAACTTTTTGACGTACTAAACTTTCATCTGCTTGATCAGAAAAGAAAATACCAGTTCGGTATTGGGTCCCTACATCATTTCCTTGCTGATTGAGCAAGGTTGGGTCGATCGTTTTGAAGTAAAGATCAATTAATAGATCCAAATCAATCACTTCAGGATCATAGATTACTTTTACGGTTTCGGCGGCTCCTGTAACCCCTTTAGAAACCTCCTTGTAAGAGGGCTTCTTAACTGTCCCATTCGCATACCCCACTTCGGTAGCTGTTACACCCCTCACCTGTTTAAAAAAATGCTCAGTCCCCCAAAAGCAGCCTCCTGCAAAATAAATTTCTTTGGTCATTTTATTTTCATCCATCTTTATAGCTGTTTTTGAATCGTTTCCTTTATTCATGAACGTAAACCCCATAGCAGTCAATACAACTCCACCTATACAGCTCACTAATACCATTATAATCTTTTTCATCGTATTATTTTCAACGTTTACAGAATCTAGAAAATGGTCCTATTGTTTCTTAATACCCCGTTATTTTTTATATTTTTAGCTTCCAATTCTGCTTAAGTAAAGTTAAGGAATAAATTTTTCAATACGATAGACACTGTAAACGTCTGCATGTCGTTTTGGTAAGTTCTATGCCATAATTCATGTATACGGTTCAAATTTGACAATAAATAAACACTCTTTGGAGAGTTCGGAGGTATTTACTTGGTACAAATTCATCTTCATTTATCCAAGATGAATCAGCGTGAACAACCGAATGAATGATTATTACAAAAAAAGAAATGATCAATTAGATAGCTTGTTCATTTGCAGGCTACTGAATTGATCATTCCCTAATTGTGAGACACTGATTTAAAGAGGCATCAAGTATGATTGCTTTCTTTAAGTAGCGCCCATTTAATAGCTTAAAATAGTGTCCATTTGATTGGATATTTTTTTAAGGTAATCGTGATCACCACCTCCTAACTCAACAGTCAACCACCCTCCTTTATAATCCACTTCTTTAAGTGTTTTCATAACAACTGGCCAGTCAATATCTCCTTCGAGCAGTTCTACATTAAAACCGTTTCTTAATCCTTCATCATTCATTTTGACCCGACTAAACTCTTTGGCATGCAGCTTAAATATTTTTTTATTCAACACCTCAATCCAATGTTCGGGCCAACCGTATCGAAGTACATTACCGATGTCGAAGTACCATCCTATTAGCGGGTGATCGATTTCGTCGATAAACATCTTTGCCTCTATCGGGCTCAATATAAAATTATTCCAAACATTTTCCAACCCAATCCGGACTCCCGTTTTCTCGACATATGGAATCAATTTTCGAACTGAATCTAGTGCATTTTTGTATGCAGTGCCATAAGAAACCTTCTCATTGACAACTCCTGGCACTACAAGTAACGTATCTCCACCTAATTCCTTTACTTCTTGCAATGACTTAGCAACAGAACCAATTATGAACTGTCGCACTGACGCATCGGGATCAGATAAAGGTTTGGACCAATGATCCTTATTGACAAGACTTGGAATTTCGATTCCAGTTGCTGACTTTGCATGCAACAATTCCTTGATGCTAAAATTGACAGGACTATTGAACTCAATACCATCAAACCCTAAGTCTTTAATCAATTTGAACTTGTCGACCAAAGAAAGTTCTCCTTTAATCATATCATAACCAACACCTTTTTTCAACCATTTAGCATTCATACTCGTAATTGGTAGCTTACTTGCTGATGTGTTAAATATTGGGAAGGCCGCTGCTGCTCCAGCAACAAGGGCAGCTGATTTTATAAATCCTTTTCGATCCATAGCTCTTAAATTGTTGTGTTAATACCTGGAATTGATACTGGTATATCATATTTTAAATCCCATGAGACCTGCTCTGGAAATAATAGCTCGTTAGATGCTAATGCATCTTGAAGGTTTACCTTTTGACCTGTATAAGCAGCCATACGTCCGGCCAATGCGACAAGATTGGATTTCACCATCCAATCCCCATCGTTTTTAGGCTTATTATTACGAATAGAAGCAAAAAGCTCATCGTGCTCTTGCTGATACATGCTCCTTGAATTTGATTTTTTATAGGCATTTTCATCCGTAAACTTAGTTTCATCATCATATTTCCAAGGATTTGCTCCTGTAATAAGGTGTTCGCCTGTTCGACAGTCTACAATACATTTCCCATCTTTCCCAATGAGCTCCACAGCATAGGAAGGTGCCGTATTATTCTGTTGTCGACTCGAGAAATAACCTTTTGTGCCATCATCATACTCAAATACGACTGCAAAATGATCATATACATTGCCAAATTTTGGATCTACTCTTTTCTGACGGCCTCCTGTACCGACAACACTTACAGGCAATCGATCACCCATAGCCCATTGTAACATATCGATACTATGGATAGCCTGCTCAATAATGTGATCTCCTGAAAGCCAATTATAGTACAACCAGTTTCTTAATTGATACTCAAAATCTGTCCACTCCGGCTGCCTTTCTTTATACCAAAGTTCACCTGTATCATACGTGCACGCTGCTGATGTTACGTGACCAATTTGCCCATCCAATACTTTTCCAAAGATTTGACGCTTTGGAAGATGATAACGCCAACAAAATCCTGCAACCAATGCTAAATTTTTATCTTTTGCTTTTTTCGAAGCTGCAATTACTCTTCTTAACCCTGGGGCATCCACAGCAAATGGTTTCTCGCAGAAGATGTGTTTCCCTGCCTCTACAGATGCTTCCAAATGAGCTGGACGGAATGCTGGCGGTGAAGCCAATATAACAACATCAACGCCTGAAGATAATAATTTCTTGTAAGCATCTAGACCAACAAATTGTTGCTCTTTTTTCACTTGTATTTTTTCACCCATCTTCTCTTTTAAAGTCTTGTACGACTCGTCCAAATGGTCGCCAAAAGCATCTGCCATAGCATGAAGAACTACGTTGGGGTCGGCATTAAGTGCCTCCATAGCTGCTGCAGTACCTCTACCACCGCAACCGATCAGACCTACTTTTAGTGTTTTTGTACTGACGGACCATAGGCTAGTCGACGCCATGGATGTATTCGCTGCAACTACTCCTGCAACGGTCGTTAGACCAACTGCACTTAAAAATTTTCTTCTAGAAAAACTCATAATAGTTATATAATTTGTTAAGGATTTTGATTTAATTTATTATTTCTATTAATCTCTGCTTGTGGAATATAAAAAACGACACGATTGTCATTAGCACGAACTATTTGATGGATATCTGTAGTAGGCGTATTGTTTAATGAATGTGTACCAGGATAATTGCGTTCCATAGGCAGGTTGTTTCGGAAAAGATCATAGGCTCTATGTCCTTCAAATGCTAACTCCAAAAAGCGTTCTTCTAAGACAATATCGAGCATAGTTTTTCCAGAAGCTTGTACCTGACTAGCATTGTAGAGCTCGTTACCTGCTAAGCCTGCACGTTGACGTAATAAATTGACATCTGCTAATGCAGCAGCATCATTTCCTACTTTGGCTTCTGCTTCTGCCCTGATCAGATATATTTCACCAAGTCGCAAATAAACAGGTGAACTTAAATTAATCTGCCCTTCTTGGCGTGAGTATTTATTGACGTAATACATCGGTGTCGTAGGTGTCAACTTTTGGTTATATTGCAAAACACCGTTTTCAATATAAGGTGTGATAAACCCATTCCTCAAATCATGTGGATGTTGCCCCACAAAATCATAATACTTTTTAGAAGCGTAGATTTCTGCCCAACCACTAACCCCCTGCCCTAAAGGTTTCCCAGAAACATCTCCACTAAAATACATTGAACCAATAGAGGACATGTTACGATCTTCAACCTTGGTATGCCTAATACAAAAAATGGTCTCCCGGTTGTTATCCGGTAAGGACTGAAAATAACCGGCATATTCGTTCCCTTGCAAAAGTGAATAACGATTTGAATTGATGACGAGATTAGCATACTTAATCGCATTGATATTGTCTTCTTTATACAAGTATACGCGTGATAATAAGGCATAGGCAACCTCTTTGGATGCAAAAGAGTTACTTTTATCTTCGGTCATTAATTCTGCTGCTTTGAGCAAATCGCTAATGACAAAATCATAAACTTCTTTTACTTGACTTCGTGTTAGAGAAGCAGACTCTTCATCTGACAACCCTTCTCTTAAAATGGGGACACCTAGATTTGCGCCCTTATTTTGCGGATACGGGCGTCCAAAAATACGAACCAAGTTGAAATGCATCATGGCCCTTAAATAAAGATTTTCACCCTTTAGCTGCAATAGACCTGCTCCGGCATCATCTGGAACAAATGCAATAATTTTGTTAGCTGCAGCGACGACCTTGTAAGCCTGTGACCAAAAATTACTGCAATGTTCTGAAGTATTAATATGGGTATAGCGGTATGCTTTGGTCAGGTCATCACCGGAGGATTGTCCTTGTGCAACCGCATCTCCAGGATATTCCATTAAGAAATGACCACTGCGTACATAAGCGGCATTTTTTAAAACAGCATAAGTCCCAATTGTGGTGGTTCCTACGTCGGCTTCATTTTTTAAGGCACCTTCTTCATTGATAAATTCTGTCGGATCATAGTATTTCTGACAAGAATAAAGTGACACTGCTAATGCTATAGCGATCAAGGGGGTATAAAATAACGTTAGTTTCATCTTGAAATTGAGTTAGAATGTTAAATTAAGACCGAAAACAATTTTTTTACTAATTGGATATTTAAAACTGGATAGACCAGACACTTGATCTTGCTGACTTAGTGTAACTTCTGGATCAGGTCCTGAAAATTTAGTGGCTGTCCATAGATTGTCGGCACTGACAAATACATGCACACGAGAAAAACCAATTTTGCTCAACAGGGTTTCAGGTAGATTATAGCCCGCTCTGATATTTCTCAATCGAATGTAACTTCCGTCCTCTAAATACCTGGATGAGCCTTGATTTGAATCTTTATTCCCACCAACAATTGGTTTGGGGTGGGTAGCAATATCTCCTTCTTTTTCCCATCGGGTCCATCCTTTCGCCAAAACCATAGAGTTGAAAGCTTCGTATAGACCATCATTATCAAATGAAACACGGGTTTCATTATAGACGTAATTGCCATATACGAAATTGAAGAATGCCGATAGTGTAAAGTCTTTATATCTAAAGTTATTACTTAGACCTCCTGTAAATTTAGGAGCTGCGGATGTGCCTGTAAATTGACGAGAGTCTGAAGTAGCGGCTTCACTATAGACACTGGTTTTTGTGATCGTTTTTGTCCCATTGTCATCAAGCGTCACTTTTTCCCAAAGTGGATCACCATTCTTAGGATCTACTCCTGCCCAAATTGGAAGGTTAAATGCATCCATATCATATCCTACGGCAATTGGTTGTCGAGCACCAGCATTAAATACTGCAGAACCATCACTTAATTCAAGTACTTTATTTTTATTAAAAGACATATTAAAGCTTGTCTCCCAAGAAAAATTTGGTTTTTGAATATTCTGGGATGTAATATTGAATTCTATTCCTCTGTTTTGAACAGATCCTGCATTTACCCATACATAACTATAGCCAGTAGTAGCTGCTAAAGGTTTGCGATATAACAATTCGCTGGATTTCTTATCATACACATCGACACTAATAGCAACACGATTCCAAAGGGAAGCATCAATACCTAGATTAGCGGATCTGATCTTCTCCCAAGTCAAATCTGGATTTCCTTTTTGGAAAGGAGCTGCACCTGGTAAACCACTATAACTGGCATCTTGTGTGATGCTATATAATCCCAAAGCTGCATAATTTGAAATACCATCTGCATTTCCTACAGTTCCATAACTCGCCCTTATTTTAGCAAATGTTAACGTCTGGTTATCTTTCAAAAATTCTTCACCACTCATCAACCAAGAAGCTCCAAACTGAGCAAAATTGGCTGTAGGATTATTTCTTCCAAATTTTGATGAAAATTCATTCACAAAAGATCCAATCAAAAAATACTTATTGTCATAATTATAATCTGCTTGTGCCAGGTATTTTCTAAATCCAACTTGGTCTGTAGCACCATTTGGATTCGTCAAGACTCCTGTAGCAACTGACATCACATCTCGACCTGCTGGCAATCCTTTCCCGGATACATCTAACCATCCCGATGTAGTGGTCTCCACTTCAGCAGCCCCTAATAAGGCTAGGTTATGTAAACCAAATTCTTCAACATAACGAATACGATTGGACGTTAAAAAACGGTTTGAATTTGTTGTTCCATTATACAATTCGCCAATATTGGCTCCTCCGGGTTTTGAACGTCTGTCAAAATATCGAGCTGATTTACCATTTGAAACCTGTACCCGATTGTAACTTGATAATGTAATCTTACTACTTAGTTTATAATCTAAATTCAAATCCCCTGCAACGACCCAATTGTCATTTTTGTTATAGTTATATTGCAAAGAGTGTAAATAATTGTCTTTTTCTCTTCCTAACCAATTCGGATCAAAACGGGCATCAATCGGTTCGCCGTTACTATCATAAGCAGGATCAAAGGGAAGATTTATGTAAGCGCCATATTTAGTTTCACTATGCTCTAATTTATTCTTGTTTACCGTACCGTTAATGAATACGGATACTTTGAGTCGGTCATTGATTTGAGCATTCATATTATTACGGAAATTAAAAACTTCTTGGCCAGTACCTTTTAATGTTCCTGTTTCTCGATAATATACTGCAGATGTATAATATTGTACTTTTTCAGAACCACCTGAAATCGATAGGTTATCGGTATTGATCTGTCCAGTTCCGAACGCTTGGCCCCACCAATCGGTATTATTATCCAATACACTTGGCGCACGATTATAAAAGGTTTTTTGATAGTCATAAAGCTCTTGCGAATTCATCAAACGAAAATTACCCGTTGTTGGATTGGTAAATCCAACTGAATTATTAAATTCAATCTGTGTCTTACCGGGTCTGCCCATTTTGGTATTGACAATGATTACCCCATTTGCTGCTCGAGAACCGTATAATCCTGTAGCCGCTACATCCCTCAATATTGAAACGGATTCGATATCTGCTGCATTGTAACTACCGCCAATATTGCCATCGACAACAACAAGTGGTGCTGTACTGGCAGAAATTGTACCCGCCCCCCTAATCAGAATCTTCGGTTCACTTGAAGGGTCACCAGAACCGCTTGATACAACAACCCCTGGTGCTTTACCCTGAAGCATACTACCCAAATCATTTGAGGTTACATCTTTTAGCTTTTGCGCAGAAAGATTACTAATGGCACTTGATAAGTATTTCATCTTCTGAGAAGAATAACCAACGACAACCACCTCTTCTAAATTATCGACATCGGATTCCAACGCTACATCAATACGCGTCTTAGTTCCAATGGTAATTTCCTGACTCTTATAACCCACAATTGAAAAGAGTAAAGTTTGCCCTTGTTCAGGAACCTGAAGGGTATAATGACCTTCATTATCTGTTGAAGTGCCTATAGCTGTCCCTTTTACCACTACACTGACACCGGGCATAGGCAAATTCTGCAAATCTACGATACGTCCAGTAATCACTTTTTGTTGATTAGATTTCACTCCTAAATTTGCACTATAGGAAACCATATGATGCGTATTCTTTATCTCTTTGATTAGAACCGTATTTTTATCGATCTCAAAGGATAATTTACTGCCTGAAAGCACTTTAATCAATGCTTCATGAAATGGTACTGCTTTGGTATAGATGGTGATACGTTTACTATTTTTATTGATTAATGTACTATTATACAGAAGGTCTAAACCCGTTTGTTTTTGAATCTCTTCTAAAACAACACCTAATGATGCATTTTTAAAATTTAGAGATACTTTTTGTTCGAAGGTGGAAGCATTTACCTGAATAACCATTACCAGTAAGAAAAAGGTAATTATTGTTACGGTAACAAAGCCCATAATCGTGGATCTCCGTGCGGATACACGAATATTAAAATAGAATTTATACATAAGGTTAGCGTTTGTTGATAAAAGTTTATTTTTTAGGTCATTATTAAATAATATCACGAAACATTCAATTTGAAAGTATTGAGCGGACTTCCATTTTTATTTATTACTCTTTTTATCTCATAACATAGACCCTCCCTTCTCTAATATTAAATCTGTAATTGGAAATTTTTTCAAGTTGGTTTAGGAGATCGGACAATTTTTTAGTACGTACTATGGTACCACTAAATCGATCATGAGTGGACTCCTCTATTTGATAGTCTTTGATATTATACCAGGTTTGGATCTTCTCTAAAACAGTATAAATATCATCTTCTCTAAATTTAAATTTCCCGTCTTTCCAAGCAATTACGTCATGAACATGAACATCCCGACTGCTGATAATCCCAGTTTTCTGATTTGTTATCGCCTGGGTACCTGGGTTTATTAAAAGGTTGTTTTTCCTGACCTTTACTTCAACAGAACCTTCTACCAAGGTGGTTAGCACATTATCATTGGCTAAATTGGTCGCTACATTAAATTTGGTACCCAATACATTCACCTGAGTGGATCTTGCTGTTACGACAAAAGGTTTTAATGCATTGTGTGTTACATCAAAATAAACCTCGCCATCGATGGTAACTTCTCTATTGCTTTCTGTAAACCGAGTGGGATAACTGATTGTTGAACCGGAGTTAAGCCAAACCTGGGTACCATCAACTAAAACCAAGCGAGACATTGATCCTTTGGGAGAACAAAATTTTTGGCGCTGCTCAAGTCCCAGTGGGGCTTCTATAATGTTAAATACAGTATCACCTTCGGTAGTGACGGTAACCTGTACACCTCTTTTTGCTAACAGCTTAGCATCTAAATCTGATAAAGAATACGTAACCCCGTCTTCAAATAGTATGCACGCTTCATTATGGCTGGGCAAAATAACATCTTCTAAAGCGGAGTGCTTTCCATGATCAGCTTCATAATTTTCATGAATGAGATAGGTACTAAAAATGCCAAAGGCCAGTACCGTTGCTGCTACTGCAATTGGTTTTTTTAGAAGTGTGAAAAGATTGAATGACCTCTTCAATGAAATTTTTGGATTACAGTTTACACTATTGCCATGTAAATGATCCAACCTTACTTGGACACGATCAGCTATAGCTTGATAGTGCGATGGATATTCATCTAATTCCTCTTTTGAAAATTCTTCTAAAATACGTTTGCTAAACCCAATACAATCTTCTTGTTGAAAATAATCCATCAACAACTGCAGCTCTTGTTGGCTTGCAACACCTTCAAGATACTTATTAAATATAGCGTTAAATCCTTCGTTAGCTTTCAACTTATAATGGTTTTATAAGCTAATACGGACAACGATCAATAAGTACCTACTTCAAAATGAAAAATTATAAGATTTTAGAAAGAAATAAACAAACCAGTATGATATTGGTCTTAT
It includes:
- a CDS encoding ATP-binding protein, translating into MKKVLNLSLALVLGVSVQAQHKLEKIWETDSIINLPESVLPDTKAGILYVSIMGNSADEKDGIGGIGKLDLSGKVIDLEWINGLNSPKGLAKHGNILYAADITDVVVIDIPSSKVVRKIPIAGSVFLNDITVSDKGVVYVSDSRTKKIHQIINNKDVVYLENIDGVNGLKAIGNDLYIAGGNKQLLKANEKKELTTIADMPCGGDGIEPIGNGDFVYSCWGGYIYYVHANGKSELLLDSSAEKKNTADIGYDPITKIIYVPTFFKKSVAAYQLK
- the msrB gene encoding peptide-methionine (R)-S-oxide reductase MsrB, with the translated sequence MTDIQYEVTQKNGTERAFENAYWDEFREGIYVDVTTGEPLFVSTDKFESDCGWPSFSKPINEKTVKELSDNSYGMQRTEVRSKTGDAHLGHIFNDGPADKGGMRYCINSASLKFIPKAEMDAKGYGKFISLLNKEPSK
- a CDS encoding sugar phosphate isomerase/epimerase family protein; this encodes MDRKGFIKSAALVAGAAAAFPIFNTSASKLPITSMNAKWLKKGVGYDMIKGELSLVDKFKLIKDLGFDGIEFNSPVNFSIKELLHAKSATGIEIPSLVNKDHWSKPLSDPDASVRQFIIGSVAKSLQEVKELGGDTLLVVPGVVNEKVSYGTAYKNALDSVRKLIPYVEKTGVRIGLENVWNNFILSPIEAKMFIDEIDHPLIGWYFDIGNVLRYGWPEHWIEVLNKKIFKLHAKEFSRVKMNDEGLRNGFNVELLEGDIDWPVVMKTLKEVDYKGGWLTVELGGGDHDYLKKISNQMDTILSY
- a CDS encoding Gfo/Idh/MocA family protein; its protein translation is MSFSRRKFLSAVGLTTVAGVVAANTSMASTSLWSVSTKTLKVGLIGCGGRGTAAAMEALNADPNVVLHAMADAFGDHLDESYKTLKEKMGEKIQVKKEQQFVGLDAYKKLLSSGVDVVILASPPAFRPAHLEASVEAGKHIFCEKPFAVDAPGLRRVIAASKKAKDKNLALVAGFCWRYHLPKRQIFGKVLDGQIGHVTSAACTYDTGELWYKERQPEWTDFEYQLRNWLYYNWLSGDHIIEQAIHSIDMLQWAMGDRLPVSVVGTGGRQKRVDPKFGNVYDHFAVVFEYDDGTKGYFSSRQQNNTAPSYAVELIGKDGKCIVDCRTGEHLITGANPWKYDDETKFTDENAYKKSNSRSMYQQEHDELFASIRNNKPKNDGDWMVKSNLVALAGRMAAYTGQKVNLQDALASNELLFPEQVSWDLKYDIPVSIPGINTTI
- a CDS encoding RagB/SusD family nutrient uptake outer membrane protein, which produces MKLTLFYTPLIAIALAVSLYSCQKYYDPTEFINEEGALKNEADVGTTTIGTYAVLKNAAYVRSGHFLMEYPGDAVAQGQSSGDDLTKAYRYTHINTSEHCSNFWSQAYKVVAAANKIIAFVPDDAGAGLLQLKGENLYLRAMMHFNLVRIFGRPYPQNKGANLGVPILREGLSDEESASLTRSQVKEVYDFVISDLLKAAELMTEDKSNSFASKEVAYALLSRVYLYKEDNINAIKYANLVINSNRYSLLQGNEYAGYFQSLPDNNRETIFCIRHTKVEDRNMSSIGSMYFSGDVSGKPLGQGVSGWAEIYASKKYYDFVGQHPHDLRNGFITPYIENGVLQYNQKLTPTTPMYYVNKYSRQEGQINLSSPVYLRLGEIYLIRAEAEAKVGNDAAALADVNLLRQRAGLAGNELYNASQVQASGKTMLDIVLEERFLELAFEGHRAYDLFRNNLPMERNYPGTHSLNNTPTTDIHQIVRANDNRVVFYIPQAEINRNNKLNQNP
- a CDS encoding SusC/RagA family TonB-linked outer membrane protein, producing MYKFYFNIRVSARRSTIMGFVTVTIITFFLLVMVIQVNASTFEQKVSLNFKNASLGVVLEEIQKQTGLDLLYNSTLINKNSKRITIYTKAVPFHEALIKVLSGSKLSFEIDKNTVLIKEIKNTHHMVSYSANLGVKSNQQKVITGRIVDLQNLPMPGVSVVVKGTAIGTSTDNEGHYTLQVPEQGQTLLFSIVGYKSQEITIGTKTRIDVALESDVDNLEEVVVVGYSSQKMKYLSSAISNLSAQKLKDVTSNDLGSMLQGKAPGVVVSSGSGDPSSEPKILIRGAGTISASTAPLVVVDGNIGGSYNAADIESVSILRDVAATGLYGSRAANGVIIVNTKMGRPGKTQIEFNNSVGFTNPTTGNFRLMNSQELYDYQKTFYNRAPSVLDNNTDWWGQAFGTGQINTDNLSISGGSEKVQYYTSAVYYRETGTLKGTGQEVFNFRNNMNAQINDRLKVSVFINGTVNKNKLEHSETKYGAYINLPFDPAYDSNGEPIDARFDPNWLGREKDNYLHSLQYNYNKNDNWVVAGDLNLDYKLSSKITLSSYNRVQVSNGKSARYFDRRSKPGGANIGELYNGTTNSNRFLTSNRIRYVEEFGLHNLALLGAAEVETTTSGWLDVSGKGLPAGRDVMSVATGVLTNPNGATDQVGFRKYLAQADYNYDNKYFLIGSFVNEFSSKFGRNNPTANFAQFGASWLMSGEEFLKDNQTLTFAKIRASYGTVGNADGISNYAALGLYSITQDASYSGLPGAAPFQKGNPDLTWEKIRSANLGIDASLWNRVAISVDVYDKKSSELLYRKPLAATTGYSYVWVNAGSVQNRGIEFNITSQNIQKPNFSWETSFNMSFNKNKVLELSDGSAVFNAGARQPIAVGYDMDAFNLPIWAGVDPKNGDPLWEKVTLDDNGTKTITKTSVYSEAATSDSRQFTGTSAAPKFTGGLSNNFRYKDFTLSAFFNFVYGNYVYNETRVSFDNDGLYEAFNSMVLAKGWTRWEKEGDIATHPKPIVGGNKDSNQGSSRYLEDGSYIRLRNIRAGYNLPETLLSKIGFSRVHVFVSADNLWTATKFSGPDPEVTLSQQDQVSGLSSFKYPISKKIVFGLNLTF
- a CDS encoding FecR family protein; the protein is MKANEGFNAIFNKYLEGVASQQELQLLMDYFQQEDCIGFSKRILEEFSKEELDEYPSHYQAIADRVQVRLDHLHGNSVNCNPKISLKRSFNLFTLLKKPIAVAATVLAFGIFSTYLIHENYEADHGKHSALEDVILPSHNEACILFEDGVTYSLSDLDAKLLAKRGVQVTVTTEGDTVFNIIEAPLGLEQRQKFCSPKGSMSRLVLVDGTQVWLNSGSTISYPTRFTESNREVTIDGEVYFDVTHNALKPFVVTARSTQVNVLGTKFNVATNLANDNVLTTLVEGSVEVKVRKNNLLINPGTQAITNQKTGIISSRDVHVHDVIAWKDGKFKFREDDIYTVLEKIQTWYNIKDYQIEESTHDRFSGTIVRTKKLSDLLNQLEKISNYRFNIREGRVYVMR